A window of the Brassica napus cultivar Da-Ae chromosome A2, Da-Ae, whole genome shotgun sequence genome harbors these coding sequences:
- the LOC106374556 gene encoding uncharacterized protein LOC106374556, translated as MLQSESLRNAARVHKEAAMECYKAGRFGRAKDKAYVASYIFPELPGLRRLNAVLQVLIGYDKKFIGSVDWYAVLGAYPTEDVPTIQERYRKLFLDMTMDDGESLDGTYKAKKILSDSWKFLCNEKGKKLYDMRRHELQLRDRQLPSSLFVPVVLSAPKPNMSNEQMVQPPPPAFRVSGGERKRKASSSTTVPHVNKGRKKQ; from the coding sequence ATGTTGCAATCGGAAAGCCTTAGAAACGCAGCTAGAGTACATAAAGAGGCCGCTATGGAGTGCTACAAAGCGGGCAGGTTTGGTAGAGCCAAAGATAAAGCATACGTCGCTAGTTATATCTTTCCCGAGCTTCCTGGTCTTCGCCGTCTCAATGCCGTTCTTCAGGTGCTGATCGGGTATGATAAGAAATTCATCGGTAGTGTTGACTGGTACGCTGTTTTAGGGGCTTACCCAACCGAGGATGTTCCAACAATCCAGGAACGTTACAGAAAACTGTTTCTGGACATGACCATGGACGATGGCGAGTCTCTCGATGGCACATATAAAGCAAAGAAGATATTGTCTGACTCCTGGAAATTCTTGTGCAATGAAAAGGGCAAGAAACTTTATGACATGAGGCGCCACGAGCTTCAATTAAGAGATCGACAGCTCCCGAGCTCGTTATTTGTTCCCGTGGTTTTGTCGGCACCTAAACCGAACATGTCTAATGAACAGATGGTACAACCTCCTCCTCCTGCATTCAGAGTTAGCGGAGGAGAAAGAAAACGAAAGGCGTCTTCATCAACAACTGTCCCTCATGTCAACAAGGGAAGAAAAAAACAGTGA
- the LOC106374443 gene encoding protein transport protein Sec61 subunit gamma-1 yields the protein MDAIDSVVDPLRDFAKDSIRLVKRCHKPDRKEFTKVAVRTAIGFVVMGFVGFFVKLIFIPINNIIVGAT from the exons ATGGACGCCATTGATTCCGTCGTCGATCCTCTCAGAGACTTCGCTAAGGATAGCATTCGTCTCGTTAAGCGTTGTCACAAACCAGATCGCAAAG aattcACGAAAGTTGCTGTTCGTACAGCGATTGGGTTCGTTGTGATGGGATTCGTGGGCTTCTTTGTGAAGCTCATCTTTATTCCGATCAACAACATCATCGTCGGTGCCACTTAG